A window from Leptospira wolffii serovar Khorat str. Khorat-H2 encodes these proteins:
- the metW gene encoding methionine biosynthesis protein MetW, with protein MIASQILKSATLKERPDFGYILDAISPGSKVLDLGCGNGDLLYLLKQKGIRGQGIEKDEDAIVECIRKGVYVHHGDIDEGLSHHEDKRFDYVILNQTIQETRHPGEIIKECLRIGKKVILVFPNFGYWEVRFKILFQGKTPVTDLLPYRWFNTPNLHFLSVLDFQEFCDLRGFTVEDKAFFTDFKQVKFRPNFFAKLALFQIR; from the coding sequence ATGATCGCATCCCAAATTCTTAAAAGCGCCACTCTTAAAGAAAGACCGGACTTCGGTTATATTCTAGATGCGATCTCTCCCGGATCCAAGGTCTTAGATCTAGGGTGCGGAAACGGAGATCTCCTTTATCTTCTGAAGCAAAAAGGCATCCGAGGACAAGGCATAGAAAAGGACGAGGATGCGATCGTGGAATGCATACGCAAAGGCGTCTATGTACACCACGGAGATATAGACGAGGGATTGAGCCACCACGAAGACAAACGTTTCGATTACGTGATCCTAAACCAGACGATCCAAGAGACGAGGCATCCGGGAGAAATTATCAAGGAATGCCTGCGCATCGGTAAAAAAGTTATTTTAGTTTTTCCTAATTTCGGATATTGGGAAGTGCGATTTAAGATCCTATTCCAAGGTAAGACTCCCGTTACGGACCTGCTTCCTTATCGCTGGTTCAATACTCCGAACCTACACTTTTTATCCGTCTTGGATTTCCAGGAATTTTGCGATTTAAGAGGGTTCACTGTCGAAGACAAAGCATTCTTTACCGATTTCAAACAGGTAAAGTTTCGTCCGAATTTCTTCGCGAAATTGGCATTGTTTCAGATTAGATAG
- the metX gene encoding homoserine O-acetyltransferase MetX: protein MIDARSIGIVEPKTAVLGDLRLDNGSVLSPVILAYETYGTLSPNKDNAILVCHALSGDAHAAGYHTSTDKRPGWWDDYIGPGKAFDTNQYFVISSNVIGGCKGSSGPLTVNPVTGKAYGSSFPFVSIKDMVAAQKLLVDHLGISKLFCVAGGSMGGMQALEWSIAYPDLLDNCIILASTAEHSAMQIAYNEVGRQAILSDPNWNNGLYEDNASPRKGLALARMVGHITYLSDDKMREKFGRNPPRGSLLNSDFAVGSYLIYQGESFVDRFDANSYIYVTKALDHYSLGKGKELTRALSPAKCRFLVISYSSDWLYPPSQSREIVKSLEASDKRVMYVELNAKEGHDSFLLPNAKQEDVLRGFLNMPVDE from the coding sequence ATGATCGATGCTCGTTCGATAGGAATCGTTGAGCCGAAAACGGCGGTCTTAGGTGATCTACGTCTGGACAACGGATCCGTTCTCTCTCCCGTCATCCTGGCTTACGAAACTTACGGAACTCTTTCTCCTAATAAAGACAACGCGATCCTGGTCTGTCATGCTCTTTCAGGCGACGCTCACGCGGCGGGTTATCATACTTCCACCGATAAGCGCCCCGGTTGGTGGGACGATTATATAGGCCCTGGAAAAGCCTTCGATACGAATCAATATTTTGTAATATCTTCCAATGTGATCGGAGGTTGCAAAGGATCCTCCGGTCCTCTTACCGTAAATCCTGTCACAGGCAAAGCTTACGGCTCCAGTTTCCCTTTCGTATCCATCAAGGATATGGTGGCGGCCCAAAAACTCTTAGTGGATCATTTGGGAATTTCCAAATTATTCTGCGTTGCCGGAGGTTCCATGGGAGGAATGCAGGCATTAGAGTGGAGTATCGCTTATCCGGATCTTTTGGATAACTGTATCATACTAGCCTCCACTGCGGAACATTCCGCGATGCAGATCGCATACAACGAAGTGGGTCGCCAGGCAATTTTATCAGATCCGAATTGGAATAATGGCCTATACGAGGATAACGCCTCTCCTCGCAAAGGATTGGCGCTCGCGAGAATGGTGGGCCATATCACCTATCTCTCGGACGATAAGATGAGGGAAAAATTCGGCAGGAATCCGCCTAGAGGTTCCCTCTTAAATTCGGATTTTGCCGTAGGAAGTTATCTTATTTACCAGGGCGAAAGTTTCGTGGATCGCTTCGATGCGAATTCTTACATATATGTGACCAAGGCCTTGGATCATTATAGCCTAGGCAAAGGAAAGGAACTCACGCGCGCATTATCTCCCGCTAAATGCAGATTCTTAGTGATCTCCTATAGTTCGGATTGGCTGTATCCCCCTTCCCAATCCAGAGAGATCGTGAAGAGTCTAGAGGCTTCCGATAAAAGGGTGATGTACGTGGAACTGAATGCCAAAGAAGGACACGATAGCTTCCTACTTCCGAACGCAAAGCAAGAGGACGTACTAAGAGGATTCCTGAATATGCCGGTGGACGAATGA
- a CDS encoding O-acetylhomoserine aminocarboxypropyltransferase/cysteine synthase family protein, which translates to MARQFKPETIALHGGQAPDPHTTSRAVPIYQTTSYVFKDTDHAARLFGLQEFGNIYTRIGNPTTDVLEQRVAALEGGVAALATASGQSAETLALLNIVESGQEIVASSSLYGGTYNLLHYTFPKLGIKVHFVDQSNPENFKKAINDKTRAIFAETLGNPKLDTLDIEAVAKIAHEAGVPLVIDNTLPSPYLVRPIDHGADIVVHSLTKFLGGHGTSIGGIIVDSGKFNWGNGKFKNFTEPDPSYHGLKFWDVFGKFEPFGGVNIAFIIKARVQGLRDLGPAISPFNAFNILQGIETLHLRVTQHSQNALKVAEFLSKHPKVSWVNYPGLPSDKNYALAKKYHTRGLFGAILGFGVKGGVPEAKKLIDGLELFSLLANVGDAKSLAIHPASTTHQQLSPEEQLASGVTPEFIRLSVGLEHIDDILTDLDEALKKV; encoded by the coding sequence ATGGCAAGACAATTCAAACCGGAGACTATCGCTCTCCACGGGGGACAGGCCCCGGATCCACATACTACCTCTAGGGCGGTTCCGATCTACCAAACTACGTCCTACGTTTTCAAAGATACCGACCATGCGGCGCGACTTTTCGGTCTGCAAGAGTTCGGTAATATATACACTAGAATCGGTAACCCGACTACCGACGTATTGGAGCAAAGAGTGGCCGCTTTAGAAGGCGGAGTCGCAGCTTTAGCTACCGCTTCCGGTCAATCCGCGGAAACATTAGCTCTTTTGAATATTGTAGAATCCGGACAGGAAATCGTAGCCTCTTCTTCTCTTTACGGCGGAACCTATAACCTTCTGCATTATACTTTCCCTAAATTAGGAATCAAGGTCCATTTCGTAGACCAATCCAATCCGGAAAATTTCAAAAAAGCGATTAACGATAAGACCCGCGCAATCTTTGCGGAGACCTTAGGAAATCCTAAACTGGATACCCTGGACATCGAGGCGGTCGCAAAAATCGCCCATGAAGCGGGAGTTCCTCTTGTAATCGACAATACACTACCTTCTCCTTATCTGGTTCGTCCTATCGATCATGGTGCGGACATAGTCGTTCACTCTCTCACCAAATTCTTAGGCGGACACGGAACCTCCATAGGCGGTATCATCGTGGACTCCGGTAAATTCAACTGGGGAAACGGTAAGTTCAAAAACTTCACGGAACCGGATCCAAGCTACCACGGCTTGAAATTCTGGGATGTATTCGGTAAATTCGAACCTTTCGGAGGTGTGAATATCGCCTTTATCATCAAGGCAAGAGTGCAAGGACTCAGGGATCTCGGACCGGCTATCTCTCCATTCAACGCATTCAATATTCTGCAAGGAATCGAGACCCTGCATCTGAGGGTGACCCAACACTCCCAAAACGCCCTAAAAGTCGCGGAATTCCTTTCTAAGCATCCGAAAGTATCCTGGGTGAACTATCCGGGTCTTCCTTCCGACAAAAACTATGCGTTGGCGAAAAAATACCATACCCGCGGTCTTTTCGGGGCCATCCTAGGATTTGGAGTCAAAGGAGGAGTTCCGGAAGCAAAGAAACTCATCGACGGACTCGAACTATTCTCCTTACTCGCAAACGTAGGAGACGCTAAGTCCTTGGCGATCCATCCGGCTTCCACCACTCACCAACAGTTGAGTCCGGAAGAGCAACTTGCCTCGGGTGTGACTCCAGAATTTATCCGTCTGTCCGTCGGTCTCGAACATATAGACGATATTCTTACGGATTTGGACGAAGCACTGAAAAAGGTGTGA
- the impL63 gene encoding cytoplasmic membrane protein ImpL63: MKLKVSKKIRNSFLLPGLLFISVYFFPSIGSELEAQLWMPPGRQYMQPPDPFTFDAGINKFNNDYYFYIAPTLNLNFGGDFGMSLTAPLNFLIYDQDPKDPTVKLGSLRKIDYDQKSDYLRIINNIWYGTYGMYKPGETTFSFFAGKIFDGYVGHGTIVNRYVNNQRIDIYNVGLMADFNSDFGGVQVFTNSVYTHEIGSARAYIRPFAMAFKLFDIVTGRSQLFSMMQVGQGNVADEAGRRKVYEEAGVDQEDREKYRALVEDEKTKQQKEEMVPIDKKPETAQQRLREFFNQDNFTNRFAIGYTTAFDTKAPTQLDFDTTGRLRLDSNNNPLVDQTEKLTIQGMDAEYKLLSSKYVELTPYYDVNTIKTLNNAKGTHYGAMLRLGGKEIYLKLKPEYRNMDANYIPMYFDSFYEIERFQANVNSKIPMTKLEAAKLADPDAPKLKGTFTSLILNFYRMSLEANYENYSGPNNSRIFLGLYIPLGTTLMLSGYFTKKNFDDNKDMFKQDNNSVGAVELALNLGFITIRVQDIRRWVYDSTTNAFVAQDEQKVLFSNSLTF; the protein is encoded by the coding sequence ATGAAGTTAAAAGTAAGCAAGAAAATACGTAATTCTTTCCTTTTGCCCGGACTATTATTTATATCCGTCTATTTCTTTCCTTCTATCGGATCGGAATTGGAAGCACAGCTATGGATGCCTCCCGGAAGGCAATACATGCAACCCCCGGATCCGTTTACCTTCGACGCGGGGATTAATAAATTCAATAACGACTATTACTTTTATATAGCTCCCACTCTGAATCTGAATTTCGGAGGGGATTTCGGGATGTCTTTAACCGCTCCTCTGAACTTTCTGATCTACGATCAGGACCCTAAAGATCCCACCGTAAAATTGGGAAGTCTCAGAAAGATAGATTACGATCAGAAAAGCGATTATTTAAGGATTATTAATAATATCTGGTATGGAACCTACGGGATGTACAAACCCGGGGAGACCACATTCTCCTTTTTTGCAGGTAAGATTTTCGACGGGTATGTGGGGCATGGAACCATAGTAAACCGGTATGTAAACAACCAAAGGATTGATATTTATAATGTGGGTCTCATGGCCGATTTCAATAGCGATTTCGGCGGTGTGCAAGTATTTACAAATTCGGTGTACACTCACGAAATAGGGTCGGCACGCGCTTATATTCGTCCATTCGCGATGGCTTTTAAGCTATTCGATATCGTGACGGGACGATCCCAACTATTCTCCATGATGCAGGTGGGCCAGGGAAATGTGGCCGACGAAGCCGGACGTAGGAAAGTATACGAAGAAGCTGGAGTCGACCAAGAGGACAGGGAAAAATACCGGGCCTTAGTGGAAGACGAGAAGACAAAGCAGCAAAAGGAAGAGATGGTTCCCATCGATAAGAAGCCAGAAACGGCGCAACAAAGGCTGCGGGAATTCTTCAATCAGGATAATTTTACGAATCGTTTTGCGATCGGTTATACAACCGCTTTCGACACCAAGGCTCCTACTCAATTGGATTTCGATACGACAGGACGTCTGAGATTGGACTCCAATAATAATCCTCTCGTAGACCAAACGGAAAAGCTGACCATCCAAGGGATGGACGCAGAATACAAACTTTTGAGTTCCAAATACGTGGAGCTAACCCCGTACTACGACGTAAATACGATCAAGACCCTGAATAACGCCAAAGGTACTCATTATGGCGCGATGCTTCGCTTAGGCGGTAAGGAAATTTATCTAAAACTCAAGCCCGAATACAGAAACATGGACGCGAATTATATTCCCATGTATTTCGACAGCTTTTACGAAATAGAAAGATTTCAAGCAAACGTAAATTCCAAGATTCCTATGACCAAATTGGAAGCGGCCAAGCTTGCGGATCCGGACGCCCCCAAGTTAAAGGGAACCTTCACCTCTCTTATTCTAAACTTCTACCGTATGTCCTTGGAAGCTAACTACGAGAATTATTCCGGACCGAACAATTCTAGGATTTTCTTAGGTTTGTATATTCCTCTCGGAACGACTCTCATGCTTTCCGGATACTTTACCAAAAAGAACTTCGACGATAATAAGGATATGTTCAAGCAGGACAACAACTCCGTAGGCGCCGTAGAATTGGCCTTGAACCTGGGCTTTATCACGATCCGGGTTCAGGATATCCGCAGATGGGTGTATGATAGTACCACTAACGCATTCGTGGCCCAAGACGAACAAAAAGTTCTATTTTCGAATTCCTTAACTTTCTAG
- a CDS encoding RsmE family RNA methyltransferase has translation MNILLLGPEDRISSGVYRVSRRITLDHIFGILKKKEGDSLKAGFENESLGLFRILQSGPNELVGKYVPIIRTQKRTRRLKILIAVQRPPTVEKILHLAGVWGLDSLEFLVADLSRREYLTSPVWRESLIREQIRLGMEQGGNVHRPEIRISFSPPEKGKSSSGSSFRERIVELPSSSFYLDPKGESLFSEKISHKIKSEPLKTVLLGPEAGWSPKEIELLKSSGMQGIRLSRSILRSEQAFAFFLSQWEALTSF, from the coding sequence ATGAATATCCTACTCTTAGGCCCCGAAGACAGAATTTCCTCCGGGGTGTATAGGGTAAGCCGCAGAATTACTCTAGATCATATTTTTGGAATATTAAAGAAGAAGGAAGGAGATAGCCTAAAGGCGGGCTTTGAAAACGAATCCCTAGGGCTATTTCGAATCCTCCAATCCGGCCCGAACGAACTCGTAGGGAAATACGTTCCTATAATTCGAACCCAAAAACGAACTAGAAGGCTAAAAATTCTTATAGCCGTCCAAAGACCTCCCACAGTGGAAAAAATCCTGCACCTTGCAGGCGTTTGGGGTCTTGACTCCTTGGAGTTCCTGGTCGCCGACCTTTCTCGTAGGGAATATCTCACTTCTCCAGTGTGGAGAGAATCGCTTATCCGAGAACAAATCCGACTAGGAATGGAACAGGGAGGGAATGTGCATAGACCCGAGATTAGAATCTCATTCTCTCCTCCCGAAAAAGGAAAATCATCGTCGGGCTCGTCTTTTCGGGAGAGAATCGTAGAACTCCCCTCTTCTTCCTTTTATTTGGATCCGAAAGGAGAGAGTCTATTCTCGGAGAAGATCTCTCATAAGATAAAATCCGAACCTCTTAAGACGGTTTTACTGGGCCCGGAAGCAGGATGGAGTCCGAAAGAAATCGAATTATTGAAAAGCTCCGGCATGCAAGGAATCCGACTCTCTCGGTCGATTCTCAGATCGGAGCAGGCGTTTGCCTTTTTTCTTTCCCAATGGGAAGCCTTAACTTCCTTTTAA
- the fcpB gene encoding flagellar-coiling protein FcpB: MKRKIAFCLAVLSIAGILNAQDNQAQKKEDQQVGAAILDTEKGLDQRVSALNERLKRHTVLMKMKVRILPFRTVLYKGKANNDECVPAGSNAQEDQANNCIRVEVYDFIKDEERGQGKIVQGGLSKYMEIYFEGPNTNDPDPRMEPPRKISKIISRVYKNNFLIEDKSVSEIIDRSPNDQPGHNEKIELFYQKNGYPEWNRPETPSEKGVGKYVLSNVENTKTHPIRNSFKKTFYIKHLDNFDRLFTKIFDYNDQLGNENYKENVDTLKESLKY; encoded by the coding sequence ATGAAACGCAAAATCGCTTTTTGTCTGGCCGTTTTATCAATCGCCGGCATACTCAACGCTCAAGACAACCAAGCCCAGAAGAAGGAAGACCAACAAGTAGGTGCGGCTATCCTGGACACCGAAAAAGGTCTGGACCAAAGAGTTAGCGCACTGAACGAGAGACTGAAACGTCATACCGTTCTCATGAAAATGAAGGTTCGCATTCTTCCTTTCCGCACCGTTCTATACAAAGGAAAGGCCAATAACGACGAGTGCGTTCCCGCTGGAAGCAACGCTCAGGAAGACCAGGCTAATAACTGCATCCGCGTAGAAGTTTACGATTTCATTAAGGATGAGGAAAGAGGCCAGGGAAAGATCGTCCAAGGCGGACTCTCCAAGTATATGGAAATCTATTTCGAAGGACCGAACACCAACGATCCGGATCCTAGAATGGAACCTCCTCGCAAAATCAGCAAAATCATCAGCAGGGTTTATAAGAACAATTTCCTAATCGAGGACAAATCGGTTTCCGAAATCATCGATAGATCTCCTAACGACCAACCCGGCCATAACGAAAAGATCGAACTTTTCTACCAAAAGAACGGATATCCGGAGTGGAACCGTCCTGAAACTCCTAGCGAAAAGGGAGTGGGTAAATATGTTCTCTCCAACGTGGAAAACACCAAGACTCACCCGATTCGCAACAGCTTTAAGAAAACGTTCTATATCAAACATCTGGACAATTTCGATCGTCTTTTCACCAAGATCTTCGATTATAACGACCAGTTAGGAAATGAGAACTACAAGGAAAACGTAGATACCCTCAAGGAGTCCTTGAAGTACTAA